Part of the Novosphingobium sp. ZN18A2 genome, TTGCCGGCATCAGCCCGCGCACCGCATTGCCAATAAGGAACCCGCCTTCAAGATCGTCGATCCGCAAGTCCGCCTCTTCGGCGCGGCCTTCCTCTATCAGGCTGCGGCGCAGGACGCCGGGAAGCAGGCCGAGCGAAAGAGGCGGGGTAAGCAGCTTGTCATCGCGCCGGACGAACAGCGACGTGAAGCTGCCTTCGGTCAACAGGCCGTCATCGCGAAGCAGCAGCGCTTCGTCCGCTGCCGCGTCTTTCGCCGCGGCCAGGGCGTCGCCATAAAAACCGCGATCGGTTGTCTTGTGGCGCAGCCGCCAGTCGTTCGCGGCAACGGGCAGCGGCAACAGCGCGCAAACCGCGTCTCGTCCCAGTTCCGGTGGCAACGGCGCAACCTCAAGCGCGTGGGCACCGCTTTTCGAAACGACCAGCCGCAGCCTGGAAGGCGCGTCCAGATCGAAGCACAGCGCCTGTATCGCGTTGCGGATTGCGTGCCTGTCGAACTCGAACCCCAGTTCGGCCGCGCTCGCCTTCATGCGTTCCAGATGCATTTCCAGCAGCGGGATGCCCCTGGCGGGATCGAAGGCCATCGTTTCGATCAGGTCGGCATTGCCGGCGGTAAGGCGCAAGAAATTTCCCTTCAACACGCATTCGCGCCATTCGCCCAAGCAATCGGAATCGGCAACCACCGCCGAACCGACCCCCATCCTGGCTCGACCCGTTTGCGGGTCGAGGCGCAAGGTGCGGATTGCCACATTGAACGCGGCGTCGCCAGTGGTGTCTATACGGCCCATTGCCCCGCAATAGAGTCCGCGCGCGTCGCGCTCTACCGCGCCGATCAGCTCCATCGCGCGGATCTTGGGCGCACCAGTGATCGAACCGCAGGGAAATATCGCGCGGACCAGCGACGTGGCGTCCTCCCCTTCGCGCAGGCGCGCGCGAACCGTCGTCACCATCTGGTGAACGGTGGGATAGGTCTCCACCGCGAACGGCTTTTCCACGCGCACGCTGCCTGCGTGCGACACGCGCGACAGGTCGTTGCGCATCAGGTCCACGATCATCAGGTTTTCGGCGCGGTCCTTGGGATTCGCGGCCAGTGCCTGTTTCAGCGCGGCATCTTCCTGTCCGGTGCCCCCGCGCGGCGCGGTGCCCTTCATCGGGCGGACCGTGGCAACGCCGTCCTGCAAGGCGAAGAACAGTTCGGGAGAGAACGAAAGATGCCAGTGCGATCCGTCCCAGATCACGCCGCCATACCCTGCCGCCGCGTCCGCGCGGATCGCCGCATAAAGCGCAAGCGGATCGCCGGTAAACGCGCCCTGCAACGGGAAGGTGAGGTTCACCTGATAGATGTCGCCGGCGCGGATCGCTTCTGCCAGCGTCGAAAAGGCGCGGGCATAGCCGCCGGGGGACAATTGCGGGTCCATCGGCCCAAGACCCGCGGGGGCGGTTCCGCCGGCCTCTCGCACAAGCCAGTCCGGCACGTCGCCGGGCGCGATCGCTTCGTGCGAATCGAAGCGCGCGAACCACACCAGTGGCCCCGTCGCACCCGTTCGCGCCGCCGCGCCGGGCATCAGCCGCCCTTCCAGCGCCAGCCCGGCTTCATAGGCGAAATAGCCGGCCCACTCGCCTTCGCCCTTGCCGATCCGCGCCAGCCCGCGCGCCACCTCTTCCGGCCGCCGCGCGATGACGATTTCGCACGGCGCGCGATAGAGGCGCGCCGGACTGGCGCCTTCCGCGCGGGCGTCGTCAAGCAGGATAAAGGGTTCGCGCATCGCGGCTTTCGGCTGGGGAATTGAAAGGTGCGCCGCTCTAGCGCACCGGCGTGGATGCAAAAAGCCCTCGCGCAGCGGCGTGCCACTTCGTAAACCCGCACAAGAGAACCGGGACCGCGTAAAGACAGGAACCTTCACGAATGGACGATATCTATCTCGGCCTGGCCGATAACGGCGAGAACCAGCACCTGTTGCTGTCGCGGGCAAACCGGCACGGCCTGGTTGCGGGGGCGACCGGCACCGGCAAGACAGTTACCCTGCAATCCATCGCCGAACAGTTCTCACGCGATGGCGTGCCGGTGTTCGTGGCGGACGTGAAGGGAGACCTTTCGGGAATCTCGATGCCGGGCAGTTCAACCTTCAAGCACACGGACAAGATCGAAGGCCGGGTCAAGGAACTGGGAATCGAGAACTGGGCGTACGAGGACAACCCCGCGATCTTCTGGGATCTCTACGGTGATCAGGGCCACCCCATCCGCACCACGATCAGCGAGATGGGGCCGTTGCTTCTGGCACGGCTGATGGACCTCAACGAAACGCAGGAAGGCGTGCTTAACATCGCGTTCCGTTATGCCGACGACAACGGCCTGCTGCTGATCGACCTTGCCGACCTGCAATCGGTGCTGGTCGCCACGGCCGAAAACGCGGCCGAGCTTGCCACGAAATACGGCAACGTCACAAAGGCCAGCGTGGGGGCGATCCAGCGCCAGTTGCTGTCTTTCGAAAGCCAGGGCGCGGACCGGTTCTTTGGCGAGCCCGCCTTCGAGATCAACGATTTCCTCAAGCTGGACGACAAGGGCCGCGGCTATGTGAACATTCTGGCCGCCGACAAGCTGATGCAGAGCCCCAAGCTTTATGCCACGTTCCTGCTGTGGCTGATGTCCGACCTGTTCGAGGCGCTGCCCGAAGTGGGCGACCCCGAAAAGCCCAAGCTGGTGTTCTTCTTCGACGAGGCGCACCTGCTGTTCGACGATGCGCCCGATGCATTGCTGGACAAGGTGGAACAGGTGGTGCGCCTGATCCGGTCGAAGGGGGTAGGCGTCTATTTCGTTACGCAGAACCCGATCGACATTCCTGAAAAGGTGGCCGGCCAGCTGGGCAACCGCGTGCAGCACGCCCTGCGCGCGTTTACCCCGCGCGACCAGCGCGCGATCAAGGCGGCGGCGGAAACCTTTCGCATCAATCCCAAACTCGACGTGGCTGAGGCGATCACCGAACTGAAAGTGGGTGAGGCGCTTGTCTCCACGCTCGACGCGGATGGCGCGCCCGGTGTGGTCCAGCGTACGCTGATCGCGCCGCCGCGTTCGCGCCTTGGCCCGATCACCGCGAAGGAACGCGCGATCATCCAGTCGGTCAGCCCGTTCGAAGGCAAGTACGATACCGCCGTGAACCGCGAATCCGCGGCGGAAGTCCTTGCCAGGAAGGCAGAGGATGCCGCCGCCGCCGCCAAGGTGATCGACGAAAAGGGCGAGGAAGCGCAGCGCGCACAGCCGCGCCAGTCCCCCACCTTGTGGGAACGCGCGGGCAAGGCCGCGCTGGGGGCCGCCGCCGCTTCGGCGGGAACGGCGATGGCCCGATCGATGACCGGGCGCAAATCGTCGGGCAACATGCTCGCCTCGGCGGTCAGCGCGGCGGCGGGATCGCTGGGCACGGCAATCGGCGGCGCGGCGGTGGGCCGCTTCGCACGCGGCCTGTTCGGCAACCTGTTGCGCTGAACGGAACGGCGACGGTTCAGGCCAGCGGAAGGCGCAGCGTCACCACAAGCCCGGCGACGCTGCCGTCCGCGCCGCGGCGGTTGGCCAGCGAGAGCGAGCCTCCGTGTTGTTCGGCAATCGCGCGGGCCAGCGTCAGCCCCAGGCCCGATCCGCCGGTGCCGGTGTTGCGCGACGGTTCAAGCCGCGTGAACGGTTCGAGCATTCGGTCGATATCGCCCTCGGGAATGCCGGGGCCATCGTCCTCGATTTTCAGCACGGCCGCGCCATCCTCGCGCCCCAATGAAACGCGCGCGCAGGCGCCATAACGCACCGCGTTGGAAATGATGTTGCGCAGCGCGCGGCGAACCCAGGTGGTGCGTAGCGGCAAGACGATCCTTGCCGTATCGCCCAGTTCGACAGGTTCGCCCATATCCTCGAACTCGTCGACAACGGCCGCCGTCAGCGCGCCCAGTTCAACGGGTTCGATCGGGTCCGACGGGCGGCCGACGCGGGCAAGCGAGAGAATATCGTCAAGCGAACGGTTGAGGTCTTCGATCGTCGCGGCCATCCGCGCGCGTTCCGTATCGTCCTCCACCGCTTCGATCCGCACGCGCAGGGCGGCAAGCGGCGTTTTCAGATCGTGCCCGATCGCGCCCAGCATCACGTCCTTTTCATCCAGCAGGGCGGCAATCCGCGCTTCCATGCCGTTATGCGCGGTTATCAGGCGGCGGATGTCTTCCGGGCCGCTGGGTTCAAGCTGCCCGTCGGCGTTTCGTGCACGGGCGAATTCCTCCACGCGCACCGTCAGCGCGGCAAGCGGCCGGGCGATGCGCCGCAGGATCAGCGCGACCGCGCCCACCAGCACGACATAGAGGAACAACGTTTGCAGCAGGAACGTCGCGAAAATCCCTCGCTCTACGCGCGGCGCGACGATCCGCGTCGAAAGCCATGTGCCATCGGGGCGGTGGAGCGCGGCGACGATCAGGCGCGGCATCGGCGGCCCGCCCTGCTGGGCCTGATGTTCCACCTGGCGGGGCCGGTGACGCCGCAACCACGCCAGCGCGACCGGATCGTGCATCGGATCGCGCTCTATCATCATCACGTCGCGGCCATTGAAGCCCTGCGACTGAAAAATATCGCGCAGGGCCGCCTGGGCATCGGGCATGGGCTTGTCGCCCTGCGCCCGGGGTACGGACAGTTCCACGCGCAAGCGCAAGGCGTGCGGCGACCTGCCGCGCGACCTTTCGGGCGGCCGGGGCATCCGTTCGGGCGAGCGACCGACACCGCCAAGCAAGCGGAAGGCCGCGGTATTGACCAGCGCGGCCTCTCCGCGTTCGTGTTGCGCGCGCCATACCAGCGTCGCCGAAACCGCCTGCCCGACCAGCAGCGCCAGCGCGATGGCCTGCAGGAGTTGCCCCTGCAGGCTGCGCGGCCACAGGACAAAACGGCGGCGGCGCGCGTTCATGCGACTTCGGCGGGCAGCTTGCGCACTTCGGCGGCGAGCATATAGCCGCCGCCCCACACGGTCTGGATCAGTTGGGGATTGCGGCTGTCGACCTCGATCTTGCGGCGCAGCCGGCTGATCTGGTTGTCCACCGCGCGGTCGAACAGGTGCGCTTCGCGGCCCTGCACCATGTCGAGCAGGCGATCACGGTCCAGCACTTCGCGCGGATGTTCGATGAAGGCCATCAGCAGGCGAAATTCGGCGGACGATATGGATACCACCGCACCTTCGGGATCGATCAGCCTGCGTTTGAGCGGGTCCAGCCGCCAGCCTTCGAATTCAAAAACCGAGGCTTCACCGCTATCGTCGGCCTGGCGGCCCGCGCGGCGCAGGACGCTGCGAATGCGCGCGACAAGTTCGCGCGGATCGAACGGCTTCACCACATAATCGTCGGCGCCGATTTCCAGCCCGACGATACGATCGGTCGCTTCGCCCTTGGCGGTTATGAAGATAACGGGAATCTGCCTTGCTTCGACAAGGTGCCGGCAAAGCGACAAGCCGTCCTCGCCCGGCATCATGATATCCAGCAGGACGATGTCGAACCCGGATTCGCCCAGCCGGCTGCGCGCTTCCGCGGCGGTGCCGGCCTGGGTAGCGGCAAAGCCCTGGCGGACCAGATAGTCCGCCAGGGGCTCGCGCAAGCCCGGCTCGTCATCCACGAGCAGGACCCTTATCGGCGACGCTTCCAAAGAGCCGTTCGCCGTCATTGCTTACTCGCCGTCGGCCGGCGGCGGCGGAGGCATGTTGCCGCCGGTGCGGTCCTGCCAGCGCTGCTTCATCTTTGCGCGCATTTCGGCGTGTGCGGCCTGGCGTTCCGCGCTGGTGATCTTGCCGTCGTGGTTGGTATCCACCTTGTCGAAGTGCGCCTTCGCGGCGGCATCGAACTCGGCCCTGGTCACCTGGCCGTCGTGGTTGGTATCGGCTGTGCGAAGCATCATCATGCCCATTCCGCCATGGCCGCCGCGCATGCCGCGATGGCCGCGCATCCCATGATGCTTGCCGTGGCCGCGCATGCCCCACTGGCCGTCACCCGGACCCTTCGCTGCCATGAACTCGTCCTTCGAGATCATGCCGTCCTTGTTGGTATCGAGCCTTGCGAACATTTCGGCCCTGCGCGCGGCGCGGCGCGCTTCGCGGTCGGCCGGGGTCAGCACGCCGTCGTGATTGGCGTCCATCTTCGCGAACATGGCATCGGCCTTGGTCTGCATTTCGGCCCAGGTCACGGTGCCGTCGCCATTGGCGTCCGCGCCTTTGCCCTGGCCGGTCGCGGCATAGGCAGCCCCGGCACCGAGCGCGAGCGCAGCAGCGGAAAGGGCAAGGGTAATCTTCTTCATCACGATCTCCTCTCGAAAAAAGGAGAAGCCGCGGCCGCCGATCCGGAGGGAGGGGGAGGGAACCTCCGGCGGGGGGAGTATCGCGGCGGACCGCAGCTTCCGATATCCCTTATAGGGCCGGCTTGTCGCACCCTTATGCCATCAGGGCCTGATATTGTCGCAATTTGTCGCGCCATCGCCCCTGCGTTCATAGGCGCGCAAGCCTGCGTTGTCAGCCGTTCAGGAAGGCCGGATGGCCCGTCCGACCACCAACTTGCCCACCGCCTGACCTCAACGCGGGCGATGCTGCGTTCCCGCGCCTGCGGTAATGAAGACCGCGCGCGCTTCCCCCGCGATGTCTGCGGTGTGCCATACGCCGGGCGGGTTGATCGCATATTCGCCCGCGCGGATCGTCACTTGCGAAAGCGATCCGTCCGGCGCCTCCTGATGCAGCGTCATCTCGCCGGACAGGCAAAGCACCACTTCCGCGCCGTTCGGGTGGACTTCCCATCCCGGCCAGCTTTCCGTGAAGGTGTGCATCGCCACCAGCCGCCCCTCAGCCCCGTCGGCGGCGTGGCGCGCGCCATAACCTTCGTACCACGCCACATCTCCGGTAAATTCGGGTTCCACCACGGCGGTAGCGCCAAGGCCCAGGTGAACCGGATGCGTTTCAAGGCCATGGCCGGCCATCACGCCTGCTCCATCACGAAAGCGTTGAGCTTGTTGCCGTCCGGATCACGGAAATAGGCGGCATAGAAGCCACCCTCGCCACGCGGGCCGGGTGCGCCCTCGTCCGTCCCGCCATGGGCAAGGGCGATTTCGTAAAGCCGGCCCACTTGCGCCCGGTCCTTCGCTTCGAGCGCCACCATCACGCCATTGCCGACCGTTGCCGCCTTGCCGTCCCACGGCTTGGTAAGGCCGATCCCCGCGCCGCCGCCCGGCGCGCCCCAGGCGATGAAGGTTTCCTCCTCCATCATCCGGCCGATGCCGAGTTCGGCGGCCAGCAGGTCATAGAATGCCGCCGCGCGCGGCAAGTCATTGGTACCAAGCGTCACATAACCGATCATGGCCGTTCTCCCATGCCGCGACTCGCGGCGATGGAAGAACATTATGCGAACAAATATCGTGTCACAAGGGCGCGCAGGCCGCCTCCAGCCAGGCCAGGTCATCCCCCGAAAGTTGCGGCGCAAGGATCGCGCGCGTCTGTGCGTGATAGGCATTCCACCAGTCGCGCTCCGTCGGCGTCAGCATATCCGCATTTACCAGCGTGCGGTCGATCGGCACGTACGTGAGCGTCTCGAACCCGTAGAACACGCCTTCCGCGCCGGGGATCGCGCGTTCTTCCACCAGCACGAGGTTTTCGATGCGAATCCCGTATTCGCCCGCCTTGTAATAGCCCGGCTCGTTGGAAAGGATCATGCCGGGAAGCAGCGGCTGGCCGGTGCCCGGCTGCGGCCCCGCCGCCTTCGCGATGCGCTGCGGGCCTTCGTGGACGGACAGGTAGCTGCCCACCCCGTGTCCGGTGCCGTGCGCATAATCGAGCCCGGCCGCCCACAGGAACTGGCGCGCGAAGGCATCCAGCTGCCCGCCGCTGGTGCCGTGCGGAAAGACGGCCAGCGCCAGCGCGATATGCCCCTTCAACACGCGGGTATAGCGGTCCTTCACTTCGGCCGGGGGGGCATCGGGGCCGATCCAGACGGTGCGCGTGATGTCGGTTGTCCCGTCGGGATACTGCCCGCCCGAATCGACCAGATAGACGCTGTTCGGTTCGATCGCGCGGTTCGAATCGTCTGTCACCTTGTAGTGCGGACTGGCGCCATTCGGCCCGGCGGCAGAGATCGTATCAAACGAAAGATCCTTCAGGCAGCCGGTCTTCTCGCGCTCTGCATGCAGCCGCGCGGCGGCGGAAAGCTCCGTCTCGCCGCCCGACGGAGCCGCTTCGCCCAGCCAGCACAGGAATCGCGCCTCTGCCGCGCCGTCGCGCGCCTGCGCGTCGCGATGGCCCTGCTGTTCGACCGGGTTCTTCACCGCCTTGGGCAGGATCGTCGGATCGGTAAGCGCGACGGGCTTAGCACCCGCCTTTTCCAGCGCCGCGAAGATCGCCGCCACCGCGCGCTCGGGATCGACCGCCACGCGCTTGCCCGCCAGTTCCGCCAACGCGCCCTCGAAGGCATCGCGCGGGCGGATGTGGACCGCGTTACCCAGATGCGCGACCAGTTCGGGCGTCACTTTCTGCTCGTCGATGAAAAGGTGCGCCGTGCCGTCATCATGCACGATGCAATAGGCGAGCGCGACCGGCGTGTGTTCAACGTCCGACCCACGGATGTTGAGCAGCCAGGCAACCGAATCGAGCGCGGAGATTACCGCCGCGTCCAGCTTCTTCTCCTTCAGCCATTCGCCCACCGCGGCCCGCTTTTCGCGGCTGGACAGGCCGGCGTTTGTGTCCGTCTGCACCAGGGCCGGGGCGGGCGAGGGTTCGGGCTGGTCCTGCCACACGGCATCCACCGGATTGCCATCGACCGCGACCAGCTTGCCGCCCTTTTCCGCAAGCGCCCTGGCCAGCGCATCGGCCCACCCCTTCGAATGGAGCCACGCGTCGTATCCGATCGTCGCGCCTTCTGGGGCGTTGTCGGCAATCCATTGGGCGATGCTGTTGTCTGGAACGGACTGGTATTCGTAAAGCTTGCCGTCCACCTGTTCGCGCACCTGCAACGTATAGCGCCCGTCGACGAACATCGCCGCCTTTTGCGCCAGCACCGCCGCCGTGCCCGCAGATCCGCCGAATCCCGTCAGCCACGCCAGCCGCTGGGCATAGGCGCCGACATATTCGCTCATGTACTCGTCGGAAATGGGGATGACGAAGCCGTCCAGCCCGCGCCGGGAAAGTTCCTTGCGCAACGCATCGAGGCGGGCTTCGTGGGTCTGCATCAACATGACAGGTATCCTCGGGATAGGAAGTTGGGGGCGGAAACGGGCGCACCCGCTTGCGGCCATCATGCACGCAACATAGATGCGGGGCATGGCCAATTCCACCCCAACCGCCCAGCCGCCCGCGCTTCCGCCCGTTGCGGCCAAGAAGCCCCACACATTCACCACCCACGGCATAGAGGTTTCCGACGATTACGCGTGGATGCGCGATCCCGGATACCCGGTGGTGAAGGACGAGGAAGTGCTTGCCCACCTCGCGGCCGAAAACGCCTGGTTCGAAGCGCGCATGGCGCCGCACCAGCCGCTGGTGGACACGCTGTTCAGGGAAATGCGCGGGCGCATCAAGGAAGCCGACAAGTCCGTGCCGCAGAAGGACGGCGATTTCCTCTACTGGATCGAGTTCGAGGAAGGCGCGGAATACAAGAAGTGGTGGCGCCGCCCCGTGGGCGCGCCGGACGATGGCAGCGCCGACGAACTGATCCTTGACGAAGTGGCACTGGCCGAAGGCAAGGAATACTTCCGGCTTGGCGCGATCTCGGTTTCGAACGACGGGATGATGCTCGCCTGGTCGGCCGACGACAACGGATCGGAACGTTTCACCGCCCGGATCAAGGTGATCGCCACCGGAAAGATGCTGCCCGACGAGATTCCCGGCACGCTGTCCTCGCTGGTATGGGCGGCTGGCGACACGGCACTGGTCTATTCGCTCGCCAACGAGAACTGGCGCACGGACAACGTGCGGCTGCACTGGCTGGGCAAGCCGGCGGGAGAGGACGTGGAGCTTTTCCACGAGGATGACGAAGGCTTCCGCTGCGGCGCTTCGCTTTCGGCCAACGAAAAGTGGATCGTCGTCTCCACCGGCGACCACGAGACAGGCGAGGCGCACCTGATCCCGGCGGCCGATCCGCTGGCGACGCCGCTGCTGGTCAAGGCGCGCTCAGCAGGCGTGGAATACGACGTGGATGAGCGGGATGGCCTGCTCTACATCCACACCAACGACACCCACGAAAACTTCCGGCTTGCGACCGCGCCGCTTTCCGCCCCGGCGGACTGGACCACGCTGATCGCGGGCAGCGACGACTTCTACCTGACCGGGGTGGACCTGTTCCGCGATTTCTATGTGATCGAGGGGCGCGAGCGCGGGCTCGACCGGATAGAAGTGCGCTATTACGACGATCCGGCGCGCGTTGAGCCGATCGCGTTTCCCGAAGCAAGCTATAGCGCAAGCCTTGGCGAAAACCCCGAATGGGCGGTTTCGAAGCTGCGCGTATCCTATGAGAGCATGGTCAGCCCGGCGACCGTTTTCAATTACCACCTTGCGGACAAGCGGCTTGAAACGCTGAAAGTGCAGGAAATCCCCAGCGGTTACGATGCGGAGCTCTATCGCACCGAACGACTGGAAATTCCGGCGAGGGACGGCACGCCGATCCCGGTCAGCATCCTTTACCGCAAGGACCGGCAAAGCCCCGGCCCGCTCTACCTCTATGGCTATGGCGCCTATGGCATCGCGATCCCGCCCGGCTTTTCGACCGGGCGCCTCAGCCTTGTCGATCGCGGCTTCGCTTTCGCCATCGCGCATATCCGCGGCGGGGATGACATGGGGCGGGCGTGGTACAAGGCGGGCAAGCTCAAGCAGCGCACCAACACCTTCAACGACTTCGTCGATTGTGCAAAGGCGCTGGTCGCGAAGGGTTATACCCAAGCCGGGCGCATTGCGATTGCGGGGGGCTCTGCCGGCGGCGAACTGATGGGCGCGGTGGTCAATTCCGATCCCGGCCTGTTCGGCGCCGTGGCCGCGCACGTGCCATTCGTCGACGTGCTGAACACCATGCTGGACTCCACGCTGCCGCTCACCCCCGGTGAGTGGCCCGAATGGGGCAACCCGATAGAGGATCGCGAGGCTTTTGAGCTGATCCGGTCCTATTCGCCCTATGACCAGGTGCGCGTGCAGGCCTATCCGCCGATGCTGGTGACGGCCGGGCTGAACGATCCGCGCGTCACCTATTGGGAACCGGCGAAATGGGTGGCGCGCCTGCGCGAGATGCGCACCAACGACGCCGAACTTCTGCTGAAAACCAACATGGGCGCGGGCCACGGCGGCAAGTCCGGCCGGTTCGAAAGCCTGAAGGAAACGGCGGAGGAATTCGCCTTCATCCTGTGGCAGCTGGGGGTGGAGGCGTGACCAGCCGCCACCGGATGACGTTTACCGCCGCGCCCGAACACATCGACGAACTGGGCCACGTGAACAACGCGGTCTGGATCACCTGGGTGCAGGATATCGCCGTGGCGCACTGGAACGCGGTCGCCCCGCAAGCCCAGCAGGATGCCTATTTCTGGGTCGTGGTGCGGCACGAGATCGACTATCGCGGCAACATCGGCCCGGGCGAGAGCGTGGAGGCCGAAACCTTCATCCCCGGAACGCCCAGCGGCGCACGGTTCGATCGCTGCGTGGAATTCCGCAATCGGGACGGCAAGGTGATCGTCAGCGCGAAGACGACGTGGGCGTTGCTCGACCGGGCGAGCGGACGGCTGTGCCGCGTGCCGACGGACGTTGCCGCGCCGTTCGTGGGGTAGAGCGTTTTCCGACCAATCCGTCAGGATGGCCGGAACGCATCGGATCAGCCGGGGACAACCGCCTGCGCGTATTGCCCGTCGCCCTGCGGGGCGGCGATGATCGTCTGGATCAGATCCCCCTT contains:
- a CDS encoding acyl-CoA thioesterase produces the protein MTFTAAPEHIDELGHVNNAVWITWVQDIAVAHWNAVAPQAQQDAYFWVVVRHEIDYRGNIGPGESVEAETFIPGTPSGARFDRCVEFRNRDGKVIVSAKTTWALLDRASGRLCRVPTDVAAPFVG